A region of Arabidopsis thaliana chromosome 5, partial sequence DNA encodes the following proteins:
- the PCK2 gene encoding phosphoenolpyruvate carboxykinase 2 (phosphoenolpyruvate carboxykinase 2 (PCK2); FUNCTIONS IN: phosphoenolpyruvate carboxykinase activity, purine nucleotide binding, phosphoenolpyruvate carboxykinase (ATP) activity, ATP binding; INVOLVED IN: gluconeogenesis; LOCATED IN: cellular_component unknown; EXPRESSED IN: stem, male gametophyte, root, flower, trichome; EXPRESSED DURING: seedling growth; CONTAINS InterPro DOMAIN/s: Phosphoenolpyruvate carboxykinase, N-terminal (InterPro:IPR008210), Phosphoenolpyruvate carboxykinase (ATP), conserved site (InterPro:IPR015994), Phosphoenolpyruvate carboxykinase, ATP-utilising (InterPro:IPR001272), Phosphoenolpyruvate carboxykinase, C-terminal (InterPro:IPR013035); BEST Arabidopsis thaliana protein match is: phosphoenolpyruvate carboxykinase 1 (TAIR:AT4G37870.1); Has 30201 Blast hits to 17322 proteins in 780 species: Archae - 12; Bacteria - 1396; Metazoa - 17338; Fungi - 3422; Plants - 5037; Viruses - 0; Other Eukaryotes - 2996 (source: NCBI BLink).): MAGNGNESTGGDFSFSAAAARDALPRITTEKGGKSPGPADVCQDDIAPRVNFQTIDELHSLQKKRSAPTTPLRDGSASGVSGTSGPTTPVSSETMLQSVSASLASLTRETGPKLIRGDPTSAAKVAHVPVTPTSLPAADVSDSGLKFTHILHNLSPAELYEQAIKFEKGSFVTSTGALATLSGAKTGRSPKDKRVVKDDTTEAELWWGKGSPNIEMDEKTFLVNRERAVDYLNSLDKVFVNDQYLNWDPENKIKVRIVSARAYHSLFMHNMCIRPTPEELENFGTPDFTIYNAGKFPCNRFTHYMTSSTSVDINLGRREMVILGTQYAGEMKKGLFGVMHYLMPKRKILSLHSGCNMGKDGDVALFFGLSGTGKTTLSTDHNRYLIGDDEHCWSEAGVSNIEGGCYAKCIDLARDKEPDIWNAIKFGTVLENVVFDEHTREVDYTDKSVTENTRAAYPIEYIPNSKIPCVGPHPKNVILLACDAFGVLPPISKLNLAQTMYHFISGYTALVAGTEEGVKEPRATFSACFGAAFIMLHPTKYAAMLAEKMQAQGATGWLVNTGWSGGSYGTGSRIKLAYTRKIIDAIHSGSLLNASYRKTDIFGLEIPNEVEGVPSEILEPINAWPDKMAYEDTLLKLAGLFKSNFETFTSHKIGDDGKLTEEILAAGPNF, encoded by the exons ATGGCGGGAAACGGAAACGAAAGTACCGGTGGAGACTTCAGTTTCTCGGCTGCGGCGGCCCGTGATGCGCTTCCGAGGATCACGACTGAGAAGGGCGGCAAATCTCCAGGGCCGGCAGACGTCTGCCAGGATGACATCGCACCGCGGGTCAACTTTCAGACCATCGACGAGCTTCACAGTCTCCAGAAGAAACGATCTGCCCCTACCACTCCTCTTAGAGATGGCAGCGCCAGCGGAGTCAGCGGAACTAGTGGTCCGACTACTCCTGTCTCCAGCGAGACCATGCTTCAATCCGTCAG TGCATCGTTGGCTTCGTTGACGAGAGAGACAGGACCGAAGTTAATAAGAGGAGATCCGACTTCGGCAGCTAAAGTAGCACACGTGCCAGTGACTCCTACGTCACTTCCGGCTGCTGACGTCAGCGACAGTGGCTTGAAGTTCACTCACATCCTTCACAACCTCTCTCCCGCCG AGTTGTACGAGCAAGCGATAAAGTTTGAGAAGGGATCGTTTGTGACATCGACCGGTGCGTTGGCTACATTGTCTGGAGCCAAAACCGGTCGGTCTCCTAAAGACAAGCGTGTGGTTAAGGATGATACCACTGAGGCCGAACTCTGGTGGGGAAA AGGATCACCAAACATTGAAATGGatgaaaaaacttttttggtgAACCGAGAGAGAGCTGTTGATTACTTAAACTCCTTGGACAAG GTGTTTGTGAATGATCAATACCTAAACTGGGATCcagagaacaaaatcaaagtgAGAATTGTTTCAGCAAGAGCTTACCATTCACTATTCATGCACAACATGTGTATCCGTCCAACACCTGAGGAGTTAGAGAATTTCGGGACACCCGATTTCACGATTTACAACGCGGGGAAATTCCCGTGTAACCGTTTCACTCATTACATGACATCTTCGACGAGTGTGGACATAAACctaggaagaagagagatggtgaTTCTAGGTACCCAATATGCTGGAGAAATGAAGAAAGGACTCTTTGGTGTGATGCATTATTTGATGCCTAAGAGAAAGATTTTGTCTCTTCACTCTGGTTGTAACATGGGCAAAGATGGAGATGTTGCTCTCTTTTTCGGACTCTCTGGTACCGGAAAGACTACGTTGTCGACTGACCATAACCGGTATTTGATCGGAGATGATGAACATTGTTGGAGTGAGGCTGGAGTTTCGAATATCGAAGGTGGTTGTTACGCGAAATGCATTGATTTGGCTAGGGACAAAGAGCCTGATATCTGGAACGCTATCAAGTTTGGAACCG TTTTGGAGAATGTTGTGTTTGATGAGCATACACGAGAAGTGGATTACACTGACAAATCAGTGACGGAGAACACACGTGCGGCTTATCCGATAGAGTACATTCCAAACTCGAAGATACCGTGCGTTGGACCACACCCGAAGAACGTGATCCTATTGGCTTGTGACGCCTTCGGTGTGTTGCCGCCAATCAGCAAGCTCAATCTTGCTCAGACTATGTACCATTTCATCAGTGGCTACACTGCTCTC GTTGCAGGAACAGAGGAAGGAGTTAAGGAACCTCGAGCGACATTCTCAGCTTGTTTTGGTGCTGCTTTCATTATGCTACACCCAACCAAGTACGCTGCTATGTTGGCTGAGAAAATGCAGGCTCAAGGAGCCACCGGTTGGCTTGTTAACACCGGTTGGTCCGGTGGAAG CTACGGAACTGGAAGCCGAATCAAGTTGGCGTATACACGAAAGATAATCGATGCTATACATTCGGGTAGTCTACTGAATGCAAGTTACCGTAAAAcagatatttttggtttggagATTCCAAATGAAGTAGAAGGAGTTCCTTCTGAGATACTGGAACCTATTAATGCA TGGCCTGATAAAATGGCTTATGAGGACACATTGTTGAAATTGGCTGGTTTGTTTAAAAGCAATTTTGAGACATTCACAAGTCATAAGATTGGTGATGATGGAAAATTGACTGAAGAGATTCTTGCAGCTGGTCCTAACTTCTAA
- the PCK2 gene encoding phosphoenolpyruvate carboxykinase 2: MAGNGNESTGGDFSFSAAAARDALPRITTEKGGKSPGPADVCQDDIAPRVNFQTIDELHSLQKKRSAPTTPLRDGSASGVSGTSGPTTPVSSETMLQSVSASLASLTRETGPKLIRGDPTSAAKVAHVPVTPTSLPAADVSDSGLKFTHILHNLSPAELYEQAIKFEKGSFVTSTGALATLSGAKTGRSPKDKRVVKDDTTEAELWWGKGSPNIEMDEKTFLVNRERAVDYLNSLDKVFVNDQYLNWDPENKIKVRIVSARAYHSLFMHNMCIRPTPEELENFGTPDFTIYNAGKFPCNRFTHYMTSSTSVDINLGRREMVILGTQYAGEMKKGLFGVMHYLMPKRKILSLHSGCNMGKDGDVALFFGLSGTGKTTLSTDHNRYLIGDDEHCWSEAGVSNIEGGCYAKCIDLARDKEPDIWNAIKFGTVLENVVFDEHTREVDYTDKSVTENTRAAYPIEYIPNSKIPCVGPHPKNVILLACDAFGVLPPISKLNLAQTMYHFISGYTALVAGTEEGVKEPRATFSACFGAAFIMLHPTKYAAMLAEKMQAQGATGWLVNTGWSGGRLTIHLYFNYK; encoded by the exons ATGGCGGGAAACGGAAACGAAAGTACCGGTGGAGACTTCAGTTTCTCGGCTGCGGCGGCCCGTGATGCGCTTCCGAGGATCACGACTGAGAAGGGCGGCAAATCTCCAGGGCCGGCAGACGTCTGCCAGGATGACATCGCACCGCGGGTCAACTTTCAGACCATCGACGAGCTTCACAGTCTCCAGAAGAAACGATCTGCCCCTACCACTCCTCTTAGAGATGGCAGCGCCAGCGGAGTCAGCGGAACTAGTGGTCCGACTACTCCTGTCTCCAGCGAGACCATGCTTCAATCCGTCAG TGCATCGTTGGCTTCGTTGACGAGAGAGACAGGACCGAAGTTAATAAGAGGAGATCCGACTTCGGCAGCTAAAGTAGCACACGTGCCAGTGACTCCTACGTCACTTCCGGCTGCTGACGTCAGCGACAGTGGCTTGAAGTTCACTCACATCCTTCACAACCTCTCTCCCGCCG AGTTGTACGAGCAAGCGATAAAGTTTGAGAAGGGATCGTTTGTGACATCGACCGGTGCGTTGGCTACATTGTCTGGAGCCAAAACCGGTCGGTCTCCTAAAGACAAGCGTGTGGTTAAGGATGATACCACTGAGGCCGAACTCTGGTGGGGAAA AGGATCACCAAACATTGAAATGGatgaaaaaacttttttggtgAACCGAGAGAGAGCTGTTGATTACTTAAACTCCTTGGACAAG GTGTTTGTGAATGATCAATACCTAAACTGGGATCcagagaacaaaatcaaagtgAGAATTGTTTCAGCAAGAGCTTACCATTCACTATTCATGCACAACATGTGTATCCGTCCAACACCTGAGGAGTTAGAGAATTTCGGGACACCCGATTTCACGATTTACAACGCGGGGAAATTCCCGTGTAACCGTTTCACTCATTACATGACATCTTCGACGAGTGTGGACATAAACctaggaagaagagagatggtgaTTCTAGGTACCCAATATGCTGGAGAAATGAAGAAAGGACTCTTTGGTGTGATGCATTATTTGATGCCTAAGAGAAAGATTTTGTCTCTTCACTCTGGTTGTAACATGGGCAAAGATGGAGATGTTGCTCTCTTTTTCGGACTCTCTGGTACCGGAAAGACTACGTTGTCGACTGACCATAACCGGTATTTGATCGGAGATGATGAACATTGTTGGAGTGAGGCTGGAGTTTCGAATATCGAAGGTGGTTGTTACGCGAAATGCATTGATTTGGCTAGGGACAAAGAGCCTGATATCTGGAACGCTATCAAGTTTGGAACCG TTTTGGAGAATGTTGTGTTTGATGAGCATACACGAGAAGTGGATTACACTGACAAATCAGTGACGGAGAACACACGTGCGGCTTATCCGATAGAGTACATTCCAAACTCGAAGATACCGTGCGTTGGACCACACCCGAAGAACGTGATCCTATTGGCTTGTGACGCCTTCGGTGTGTTGCCGCCAATCAGCAAGCTCAATCTTGCTCAGACTATGTACCATTTCATCAGTGGCTACACTGCTCTC GTTGCAGGAACAGAGGAAGGAGTTAAGGAACCTCGAGCGACATTCTCAGCTTGTTTTGGTGCTGCTTTCATTATGCTACACCCAACCAAGTACGCTGCTATGTTGGCTGAGAAAATGCAGGCTCAAGGAGCCACCGGTTGGCTTGTTAACACCGGTTGGTCCGGTGGAAGGTTAACCATCCATCTCTACTTCAATTATAAGTAA
- the PCK2 gene encoding phosphoenolpyruvate carboxykinase 2, with protein MAGNGNESTGGDFSFSAAAARDALPRITTEKGGKSPGPADVCQDDIAPRVNFQTIDELHSLQKKRSAPTTPLRDGSASGVSGTSGPTTPVSSETMLQSVSASLASLTRETGPKLIRGDPTSAAKVAHVPVTPTSLPAADVSDSGLKFTHILHNLSPAELYEQAIKFEKGSFVTSTGALATLSGAKTGRSPKDKRVVKDDTTEAELWWGKGSPNIEMDEKTFLVNRERAVDYLNSLDKVFVNDQYLNWDPENKIKVRIVSARAYHSLFMHNMCIRPTPEELENFGTPDFTIYNAGKFPCNRFTHYMTSSTSVDINLGRREMVILGTQYAGEMKKGLFGVMHYLMPKRKILSLHSGCNMGKDGDVALFFGLSGTGKTTLSTDHNRYLIGDDEHCWSEAGVSNIEGGCYAKCIDLARDKEPDIWNAIKFGTVLENVVFDEHTREVDYTDKSVTENTRAAYPIEYIPNSKIPCVGPHPKNVILLACDAFGVLPPISKLNLAQTMYHFISGYTALVAGTEEGVKEPRATFSACFGAAFIMLHPTKYAAMLAEKMQAQGATGWLVNTGWSGGSYGTGSRIKLAYTRKIIDAIHSGSLLNASYRKTDIFGLEIPNEVEGVPSEILEPINAVSQIDSRKHIYFLLMKLTPLFDIFGYVCLVQWPDKMAYEDTLLKLAGLFKSNFETFTSHKIGDDGKLTEEILAAGPNF; from the exons ATGGCGGGAAACGGAAACGAAAGTACCGGTGGAGACTTCAGTTTCTCGGCTGCGGCGGCCCGTGATGCGCTTCCGAGGATCACGACTGAGAAGGGCGGCAAATCTCCAGGGCCGGCAGACGTCTGCCAGGATGACATCGCACCGCGGGTCAACTTTCAGACCATCGACGAGCTTCACAGTCTCCAGAAGAAACGATCTGCCCCTACCACTCCTCTTAGAGATGGCAGCGCCAGCGGAGTCAGCGGAACTAGTGGTCCGACTACTCCTGTCTCCAGCGAGACCATGCTTCAATCCGTCAG TGCATCGTTGGCTTCGTTGACGAGAGAGACAGGACCGAAGTTAATAAGAGGAGATCCGACTTCGGCAGCTAAAGTAGCACACGTGCCAGTGACTCCTACGTCACTTCCGGCTGCTGACGTCAGCGACAGTGGCTTGAAGTTCACTCACATCCTTCACAACCTCTCTCCCGCCG AGTTGTACGAGCAAGCGATAAAGTTTGAGAAGGGATCGTTTGTGACATCGACCGGTGCGTTGGCTACATTGTCTGGAGCCAAAACCGGTCGGTCTCCTAAAGACAAGCGTGTGGTTAAGGATGATACCACTGAGGCCGAACTCTGGTGGGGAAA AGGATCACCAAACATTGAAATGGatgaaaaaacttttttggtgAACCGAGAGAGAGCTGTTGATTACTTAAACTCCTTGGACAAG GTGTTTGTGAATGATCAATACCTAAACTGGGATCcagagaacaaaatcaaagtgAGAATTGTTTCAGCAAGAGCTTACCATTCACTATTCATGCACAACATGTGTATCCGTCCAACACCTGAGGAGTTAGAGAATTTCGGGACACCCGATTTCACGATTTACAACGCGGGGAAATTCCCGTGTAACCGTTTCACTCATTACATGACATCTTCGACGAGTGTGGACATAAACctaggaagaagagagatggtgaTTCTAGGTACCCAATATGCTGGAGAAATGAAGAAAGGACTCTTTGGTGTGATGCATTATTTGATGCCTAAGAGAAAGATTTTGTCTCTTCACTCTGGTTGTAACATGGGCAAAGATGGAGATGTTGCTCTCTTTTTCGGACTCTCTGGTACCGGAAAGACTACGTTGTCGACTGACCATAACCGGTATTTGATCGGAGATGATGAACATTGTTGGAGTGAGGCTGGAGTTTCGAATATCGAAGGTGGTTGTTACGCGAAATGCATTGATTTGGCTAGGGACAAAGAGCCTGATATCTGGAACGCTATCAAGTTTGGAACCG TTTTGGAGAATGTTGTGTTTGATGAGCATACACGAGAAGTGGATTACACTGACAAATCAGTGACGGAGAACACACGTGCGGCTTATCCGATAGAGTACATTCCAAACTCGAAGATACCGTGCGTTGGACCACACCCGAAGAACGTGATCCTATTGGCTTGTGACGCCTTCGGTGTGTTGCCGCCAATCAGCAAGCTCAATCTTGCTCAGACTATGTACCATTTCATCAGTGGCTACACTGCTCTC GTTGCAGGAACAGAGGAAGGAGTTAAGGAACCTCGAGCGACATTCTCAGCTTGTTTTGGTGCTGCTTTCATTATGCTACACCCAACCAAGTACGCTGCTATGTTGGCTGAGAAAATGCAGGCTCAAGGAGCCACCGGTTGGCTTGTTAACACCGGTTGGTCCGGTGGAAG CTACGGAACTGGAAGCCGAATCAAGTTGGCGTATACACGAAAGATAATCGATGCTATACATTCGGGTAGTCTACTGAATGCAAGTTACCGTAAAAcagatatttttggtttggagATTCCAAATGAAGTAGAAGGAGTTCCTTCTGAGATACTGGAACCTATTAATGCAGTAAGTCAGATAGACAgcagaaaacatatatactttttattaatgaaattaaCTCCTTTATTTGACATCTTTGGTTATGTGTGTCTTGTGCAGTGGCCTGATAAAATGGCTTATGAGGACACATTGTTGAAATTGGCTGGTTTGTTTAAAAGCAATTTTGAGACATTCACAAGTCATAAGATTGGTGATGATGGAAAATTGACTGAAGAGATTCTTGCAGCTGGTCCTAACTTCTAA
- a CDS encoding UDP-Glycosyltransferase superfamily protein has protein sequence MLKILIMMGRFRVFYLFKLHLLLPAVFYFVVPGKFCRRRLKLFQTMQATANLPTIWNLSLRGSSSKVHIVNPRHRKSHALHCLRSEGHEEFDNSQKSLGQSSITKEAKHKDIWNLFREAQKNIMILNKQRLAAVDELEQLKKDKEELLERINQLEAESQIVIKKDKSSLFWELLLRIDSMVINGLVNIEEASSMRKLVKEHEANISVFPLDVLQQGDAEILAELRRFTNKGKRNGLHVIHICTEMAPLVSVGPLASYITGLSCALQEEGYMVEVILPKYSTLDLDEIEGLREIEADAYSYFDGQLHANRIWNGVVSGIGVTLIQPVYYSSMFSRDKVYGYQDDFDRFAYFSRASLDYIAKSGKQPDVLHIHNWQTAIVGPLFWDVFVNQGLEGTRILLTCQDFDKGLVPPEKLELCGLDPAELHRLDRLQDNTNPHFVNILKGGVVYSNKVVIMSSSHSSIPGLEPTLAIHKDKLFFAPFGMDNSMEKDLCCDLHVSAYTSIKNL, from the exons ATGTTAAAGATTCTAATAATGATGGGGCGTTTTCgtgttttctatttatttaagCTCCATTTATTATTACCGGctgttttctattttgtcGTTCCCGGTAAATTTTGCCGGcgaagattgaaacttttccAAACGATGCAAGCAACGGCGAATCTTCCGACGATATGGAATCTGTCGCTTCGTGGGTCATCCTCTAAAGTCCATATAGTGAACCCTAGGCATCGAAAGTCTCACGCGCTTCATTGTTTGAG ATCAGAAGGGCATGAAGAGTTTGACAATTCTCAG AAAAGTCTTGGACAATCTTCTAttacaaaagaagcaaaacataagGACATATGGAACCTCTTTAGAGAAGctcaaaaaa ATATAATGATCTTAAACAAACAACGCCTAGCTGCAGTTGACGAGTTAGAACAgctaaagaaagataaagaggAATTGTTAGAGAGGATAAACCAATTGGAGGCAGAAAGTCAGATTGTAATCAAGAAAG ATAAGTCGTCTCTATTCTGGGAGTTGCTTCTCCGTATTGATTCTATGGTTATCAATGGACTAGTTAACATTGAAGAAGCTTCATCCATGAGAAAGCTGGTTAAAGAGCATGAAGCGAACATCTCTGTATTTCCTCTTGATGTCCTGCAACAAGGAGATGCCGAAATTCTAGCAGAACTTAGACGGTTCACAAATAAAGGCAAAAG GAATGGTCTCCATGTGATTCATATTTGCACCGAAATGGCTCCATTAGTTTCTGTTGGACCTTTGGCCTCATATATAACAGGATTGTCTTGTGCACTCCAAGAAGAGGGTTACATGGTTGAAGTTATATTGCCAAA ATATTCTACACTTGATTTGGACGAAATTGAAGGGCTTCGTGAAATCGAAGCCGATGCATATTCTTATTTTGATGGCCAGCTGCATGCAAACCGAATATGGAACGG AGTTGTCTCTGGAATAGGAGTGACACTTATTCAACCAGTGTATTACTCGTCAATGTTTAGCCGTGATAAAGTATACGGGTATCAGGACGATTTTGATAG ATTTGCATACTTCTCTCGTGCTTCATTGGATTACATTGCAAAATCTGGAAAGCAGCCTGATGTTTTACACATTCACAACTGGCAAACTGCAATAGTTGGACCGTTGTTTTGGgatgtttttgttaatcag GGACTTGAAGGTACTAGAATACTCTTGACATGCCAAGACTTTGACAAG GGTCTTGTACCTCCTGAAAAATTGGAGCTATGTGGGCTCGATCCAGCTGAACTTCACCGTCTTGATCGCTTACAAGATAACACAAATCCacattttgttaatattttgaag GGCGGTGTTGTCTACTCCAACAAAGTTGTAATAATGTCATCCTCACATAGCTCAATCCCTGGTCTCGAACCAACTTTAGCTATCCACAA GGACAAGTTGTTTTTTGCTCCCTTTGGAATGGACAACTCAATGGAGAAAGACTTGTGTTGTGACCTTCACGTCTCTGCATATACTTCCATTAAGAACCTATGA
- a CDS encoding Major facilitator superfamily protein (Major facilitator superfamily protein; FUNCTIONS IN: carbohydrate transmembrane transporter activity, sugar:hydrogen symporter activity; INVOLVED IN: transmembrane transport; LOCATED IN: plasma membrane, membrane; CONTAINS InterPro DOMAIN/s: Major facilitator superfamily (InterPro:IPR020846), Major facilitator superfamily MFS-1 (InterPro:IPR011701), Major facilitator superfamily, general substrate transporter (InterPro:IPR016196); BEST Arabidopsis thaliana protein match is: Major facilitator superfamily protein (TAIR:AT2G22730.1); Has 30201 Blast hits to 17322 proteins in 780 species: Archae - 12; Bacteria - 1396; Metazoa - 17338; Fungi - 3422; Plants - 5037; Viruses - 0; Other Eukaryotes - 2996 (source: NCBI BLink).) has product MTRVGQRDSPAKEEAPPATKKRFLTPGRFVTILCIINLINYVDRGVIASNGVNGSSKVCDAKGVCSAGTGIQGEFNLTNFEDGLLSSAFMVGLLVASPIFAGLSKRFNPFKLIGVGLTVWTIAVIGCGFSYNFWMIAVFRMFVGVGEASFISLAAPYIDDSAPVARKNFWLGLFYMCIPAGVALGYVFGGYIGNHLGWRWAFYIEAIAMAVFVILSFCIKPPQQLKGFADKDSKKPSTSIETVAPTDAEASQIKTKTPKSKNLVVLFGKDLKALFSEKVFIVNVLGYITYNFVIGAYSYWGPKAGFGIYKMKNADMIFGGLTIICGIIGTLGGSYVLDRINATLSNTFKLLAASTLLGAAFCFTAFLMKNMYAFIALFAVGEILIFAPQAPVNFVCLHCVRPNLRPLSMASSTVLIHILGDVPSSPLYGKMQDHLKNWRKSTLIITSILFLAAIIWGIGIFMNSVDRSNEVSEDDEVEEDKLESKTENSTLA; this is encoded by the exons ATGACGAGAGTTGGCCAGAGAGATTCTCCggctaaagaagaagctccGCCGGCGACTAAAAAACGATTTTTGACTCCGGGAAG ATTCGTGACAATCTTGTGTATCATTAACTTGATAAATTACGTTGATCGAGGAGTGATCGCGAGTAATGGTGTTAATGGAAGCTCAAAAGTATGTGATGCCAAAGGGGTTTGCTCTGCAGGAACTGGAATTca GGGAGAGTTTAACTTAACTAACTTTGAAGATGGTCTTTTGTCATCTGCGTTTATGGTTGGACTTCTTGTGGCTTCTCCAATATTCGCTGGATTGTCAAAAag ATTCAACCCTTTTAAACTAATCGGTGTTGGATTAACTGTTTGGACTATTGCTGTTATCGGTTGCGGGTTTTCCTACAACTTCTGGATGATTGCTGTTTTCAGAAT GTTTGTTGGGGTTGGTGAGGCTTCCTTTATTAGTCTTGCAGCACCTTATATCGATGATAGTGCTCCTGTTGCAAGG AAAAATTTCTGGCTTGGACTGTTCTACATGTGTATACCAGCAGGAGTTGCTCTAGGCTATGTGTTTGGTGGATAC ATTGGAAACCATTTAGGATGGCGTTGGGCGTTTTACATAGAGGCAATCGCAATGGCTGTCTTCGTCATTTTGTCCTTCTGTATCAAACCACCGCAGCAGCTAAAAG GTTTTGCTGATAAGGATTCTAAGAAACCCTCTACATCTATTGAAACGGTTGCTCCTACAGATGCAGAAGCTtcacaaattaaaaccaaaacccccAA ATCCAAGAACCTGGTTGTCCTATTTGGAAAAGACTTAAAGGCTCTTTTCAGCGAGAAAGTATTTATTGTAAATGTTCTTGGTTACATCACCTACAACTTTGTGATTGGAGCTTACTCATATTGGGGACCAAAAGCCGGTTTTGGTAtctacaaaatgaaaaacgCGGACATGATTTTTGGAGGACTTACAATCATATGCGGAATAATTGGAACATTAGGTGGAAGCTATGTGCTTGATCGCATAAACGCTACTCTTTCAAACACCTTCAAG TTACTAGCTGCATCAACTTTACTCGGCGCAGCGTTTTGTTTCACTGCTTTCTTGATGAAGAATATGTATGCCTTCATCGCTTTATTCGCAGTGGGAGAAATTCTAATCTTTGCACCACAG GCTCCGGTTAACTTTGTGTGTCTCCATTGCGTGAGACCAAACTTGAGACCATTGTCAATGGCTTCTTCAACTGTTTTGATCCATATCTTAGGCGatgttccttcttctccacttTATGGGAAAATGCAG GatcatttaaaaaattggAGAAAATCAACACTTATCATTACTTCAATCCTCTTCCTCGCAGCTATTATATGGGGAATTG GGATATTTATGAATAGTGTGGATAGGTCTAATGAAGTAAGTGAAGACGATGAGGTCGAAGAAGATAAATTGgaaagcaaaacagagaactcTACTCTCGCCTAA